Proteins found in one Magnolia sinica isolate HGM2019 chromosome 5, MsV1, whole genome shotgun sequence genomic segment:
- the LOC131246781 gene encoding glucuronoxylan 4-O-methyltransferase 1 — MPSKKLPFGFFVILSAMSFHASSDSPPPPPQQQQQQQEEKRGNTGRRRALKKLPLILFFVLSTITILRLLWIMTSTSSSSPAPLLWGSSPLQGCPTQSPGCVKAPPQASNNLTHHTTAPKAANLTTKEIRLLSDLISSKAPCNLLVFGLNPQFSLLVALNAGGTTIFLEDDVEKIRATTAKINATQIYKVEHNMEAGKAYELLRRARADPTCTPQAGPLQASGCPLALALLPKVVYERKWDVVLIDGPSGHNMEAPGRMAAIYSAGVMARTGNAADVLVHDIDRMIEKWYSWEFLCDENLVSSKGKLWHFRIVGNSNSTSFCSNEAIHID, encoded by the coding sequence atgcctTCAAAGAAACTGCCTTTTGGCTTCTTCGTCATCCTTTCTGCTATGTCCTTCCATGCTTCCTCAGACTCACCACCACCACCTCCacaacagcaacagcagcagcaagaagaaaagagaggaaacaCGGGGAGGAGAAGGGCCTTGAAGAAACTCCCCCTCATCCTCTTCTTCGTCCTCTCTACAATCACTATCCTTCGACTCCTCTGGATCATGACCAGCACTTCGTCTTCCTCTCCTGCACCTCTTTTATGGGGCTCATCCCCCCTACAAGGGTGCCCCACTCAATCCCCTGGCTGTGTAAAGGCCCCTCCACAAGCATCAAACAACCTCACACACCACACTACTGCCCCTAAGGCTGCCAACCTCACCACCAAGGAAATCCGCCTCCTATCAGATCTCATCTCATCCAAAGCACCATGCAACCTTCTCGTCTTCGGACTCAATCCCCAATTCTCTCTGCTCGTTGCACTCAATGCCGGCGGCACCACCATCTTTCTTGAAGATGACGTCGAAAAGATCAGAGCAACCACTGCAAAAATTAATGCTACACAAATCTACAAGGTTGAGCACAACATGGAAGCTGGCAAAGCATATGAACTTCTCAGACGTGCCAGGGCAGACCCCACTTGCACACCTCAAGCAGGGCCGCTCCAAGCCTCAGGTTGCCCACTAGCACTGGCACTGCTGCCGAAGGTGGTTTATGAACGCAAATGGGATGTGGTGTTGATTGATGGACCAAGTGGACACAACATGGAAGCACCAGGCCGAATGGCAGCAATCTACAGTGCTGGTGTGATGGCAAGAACTGGAAATGCAGCTGATGTCTTGGTCCATGACATAGACCGGATGATTGAGAAGTGGTACTCGTGGGAGTTTTTGTGTGACGAAAACTTGGTTTCTTCCAAAGGGAAACTGTGGCATTTTAGGATTGTAGGTAACTCAAATTCTACTAGTTTCTGCTCTAATGAAGCCATTCATATCGACTAG
- the LOC131246780 gene encoding TITAN-like protein isoform X2 has product MKQQQRQKKKASQPFEFCKVCNLNHSQGRGHIYFPSHTRSLSTFLSRFNSKLSDVLFFLKYPSPLRPEHSSLNRIWCVFCDSLIQELHSPFVCGNAIKHLASAEHLKSVRDFFRKYGGGMDRVDSFRVSEADLIKWENCCSSLSAAQSSSEGCVGVSFGPSKDIHHGHSSVNKDTFEKNSNYFFRSSVSNVVLPLQCQTNERLQVSHPEANQVTNVGPVPYDATPFPVGPPRSMDPLGMQITEKTSKNLTVYMGSHSTLIGDSRIGSIASSPSNGGVPRNDSGRGYTQVLQNSTQIPRFGTEEPKANVHSGAPPPWLETNEETDICLGTGKGLHVNSSVSPANQSGKSGKLNPNRVGAAWAEKRKIELEMEKRGEIVPNSCGDDWLPNFGRVWQAGTRKESRKEFETEKQIFFKADSMSDSSIKIEPYISKRMRMDAAECDGVVNGLIEGNANNM; this is encoded by the exons ATGAAGCAGCAACAGCGGCAGAAGAAGAAGGCATCTCAACCGTTCGAGTTTTGCAAGGTGTGCAATCTGAACCATTCGCAAGGGCGGGGCCACATCTACTTCCCATCCCACACCAGATCCCTCTCCACCTTCCTCTCCCGCTTCAACTCCAAGCTCTCTGACGTTCTCTTTTTCCTAAAGTACCCTTCCCCTCTCCGACCCGAGCACTCCTCCCTCAACCGCATCTGGTGCGTCTTCTGCGACTCTCTCATCCAAGAACTCCACAGCCCCTTCGTCTG CGGGAATGCAATCAAACATCTGGCGAGCGCGGAGCATTTGAAGAGCGTTAGGGATTTCTTCAGGAAGTACGGCGGAGGGATGGACCGAGTCGACTCGTTTCGTGTCTCAGAGGCTGATCTGATCAAG TGGGAGAACTGCTGCAGCTCATTGAGCGCAGCTCAATCTTCGAGTGAAGGATGTGTTGGAGTTTCGTTTGGACCGTCAAAAGATATCCACCATGGACATAGCTCTGTCAATAAAGATACatttgaaaaaaattcaaattatttttttagatcaagtGTTTCAAATGTTGTTCTGCCTTTACAATGTCAAACGAATGAGAGGCTTCAGGTATCTCATCCAGAAGCTAATCAGGTTACAAATGTTGGCCCTGTCCCATATGATGCTACTCCTTTTCCGGTGGGCCCACCCAGAAGCATGGATCCCCTGGGAATGCAGATTACAgaaaaaacttccaaaaatttaacAG TGTACATGGGAAGCCATTCTACCCTCATTGGCGACAGTCGAATAGGCTCAATTGCATCTTCTCCCAGTAATGGAGGG GTTCCAAGAAATGATAGTGGACGGGGCTATACCCAAG TGTTGCAGAATTCAACTCAGATCCCTCGCTTTGGTACGGAAGAACCTAAAGCAAATGTGCACAGTGGAGCTCCTCCTCCTTGGTTGGAAACAAATGAGGAAACTGATATATGCCTTGGGACAGGCAAAGGCCTGCATGTGAATAGCTCTGTTTCTCCCGCTAACCAGTCTGGGAAGTCAGGAAAGTTGAACCCTAACCGGGTGGGAGCAGCATGGGCAGAAAAAAGGAAAATTGAGCTTGAGATGGAGAAGAGAGGAGAGATTGTACCTAATAGTTGTGGTGATGATTGGCTCCCCAACTTTGGTAGAGTTTGGCAAGCAGGTACTCGGAAGGAATCGAGAAAAGAGTTTGAGACGGAGAAACAAATTTTTTTCAAGGCTGATAGTATGTCTGATTCATCAATCAAGATAGAGCCATACATAAGCAAAAGAATG CGAATGGATGCAGCGGAATGCGATGGTGTAGTCAACGGTCTTATAGAAGGAAATGCAAATAATATGTAA
- the LOC131246780 gene encoding TITAN-like protein isoform X3 translates to MKQQQRQKKKASQPFEFCKVCNLNHSQGRGHIYFPSHTRSLSTFLSRFNSKLSDVLFFLKYPSPLRPEHSSLNRIWCVFCDSLIQELHSPFVCGNAIKHLASAEHLKSVRDFFRKYGGGMDRVDSFRVSEADLIKWENCCSSLSAAQSSSEGCVGVSFGPSKDIHHGHSSVNKDTFEKNSNYFFRSSVSNVVLPLQCQTNERLQVSHPEANQVTNVGPVPYDATPFPVGPPRSMDPLGMQITEKTSKNLTVYMGSHSTLIGDSRIGSIASSPSNGGVPRNDSGRGYTQVLQNSTQIPRFGTEEPKANVHSGAPPPWLETNEETDICLGTGKGLHVNSSVSPANQSGKSGKLNPNRVGAAWAEKRKIELEMEKRGEIVPNSCGDDWLPNFGRVWQAGTRKESRKEFETEKQIFFKADSMSDSSIKIEPYISKRMLLSSV, encoded by the exons ATGAAGCAGCAACAGCGGCAGAAGAAGAAGGCATCTCAACCGTTCGAGTTTTGCAAGGTGTGCAATCTGAACCATTCGCAAGGGCGGGGCCACATCTACTTCCCATCCCACACCAGATCCCTCTCCACCTTCCTCTCCCGCTTCAACTCCAAGCTCTCTGACGTTCTCTTTTTCCTAAAGTACCCTTCCCCTCTCCGACCCGAGCACTCCTCCCTCAACCGCATCTGGTGCGTCTTCTGCGACTCTCTCATCCAAGAACTCCACAGCCCCTTCGTCTG CGGGAATGCAATCAAACATCTGGCGAGCGCGGAGCATTTGAAGAGCGTTAGGGATTTCTTCAGGAAGTACGGCGGAGGGATGGACCGAGTCGACTCGTTTCGTGTCTCAGAGGCTGATCTGATCAAG TGGGAGAACTGCTGCAGCTCATTGAGCGCAGCTCAATCTTCGAGTGAAGGATGTGTTGGAGTTTCGTTTGGACCGTCAAAAGATATCCACCATGGACATAGCTCTGTCAATAAAGATACatttgaaaaaaattcaaattatttttttagatcaagtGTTTCAAATGTTGTTCTGCCTTTACAATGTCAAACGAATGAGAGGCTTCAGGTATCTCATCCAGAAGCTAATCAGGTTACAAATGTTGGCCCTGTCCCATATGATGCTACTCCTTTTCCGGTGGGCCCACCCAGAAGCATGGATCCCCTGGGAATGCAGATTACAgaaaaaacttccaaaaatttaacAG TGTACATGGGAAGCCATTCTACCCTCATTGGCGACAGTCGAATAGGCTCAATTGCATCTTCTCCCAGTAATGGAGGG GTTCCAAGAAATGATAGTGGACGGGGCTATACCCAAG TGTTGCAGAATTCAACTCAGATCCCTCGCTTTGGTACGGAAGAACCTAAAGCAAATGTGCACAGTGGAGCTCCTCCTCCTTGGTTGGAAACAAATGAGGAAACTGATATATGCCTTGGGACAGGCAAAGGCCTGCATGTGAATAGCTCTGTTTCTCCCGCTAACCAGTCTGGGAAGTCAGGAAAGTTGAACCCTAACCGGGTGGGAGCAGCATGGGCAGAAAAAAGGAAAATTGAGCTTGAGATGGAGAAGAGAGGAGAGATTGTACCTAATAGTTGTGGTGATGATTGGCTCCCCAACTTTGGTAGAGTTTGGCAAGCAGGTACTCGGAAGGAATCGAGAAAAGAGTTTGAGACGGAGAAACAAATTTTTTTCAAGGCTGATAGTATGTCTGATTCATCAATCAAGATAGAGCCATACATAAGCAAAAGAATG CTTCTGAGTTCTGTTTAA
- the LOC131246780 gene encoding TITAN-like protein isoform X1 → MKQQQRQKKKASQPFEFCKVCNLNHSQGRGHIYFPSHTRSLSTFLSRFNSKLSDVLFFLKYPSPLRPEHSSLNRIWCVFCDSLIQELHSPFVCGNAIKHLASAEHLKSVRDFFRKYGGGMDRVDSFRVSEADLIKWENCCSSLSAAQSSSEGCVGVSFGPSKDIHHGHSSVNKDTFEKNSNYFFRSSVSNVVLPLQCQTNERLQVSHPEANQVTNVGPVPYDATPFPVGPPRSMDPLGMQITEKTSKNLTVYMGSHSTLIGDSRIGSIASSPSNGGVPRNDSGRGYTQVLQNSTQIPRFGTEEPKANVHSGAPPPWLETNEETDICLGTGKGLHVNSSVSPANQSGKSGKLNPNRVGAAWAEKRKIELEMEKRGEIVPNSCGDDWLPNFGRVWQAGTRKESRKEFETEKQIFFKADSMSDSSIKIEPYISKRMRIRNILEELRADFKAGPALVPSLGAQAVTLWGRAARARPGSPANCQP, encoded by the exons ATGAAGCAGCAACAGCGGCAGAAGAAGAAGGCATCTCAACCGTTCGAGTTTTGCAAGGTGTGCAATCTGAACCATTCGCAAGGGCGGGGCCACATCTACTTCCCATCCCACACCAGATCCCTCTCCACCTTCCTCTCCCGCTTCAACTCCAAGCTCTCTGACGTTCTCTTTTTCCTAAAGTACCCTTCCCCTCTCCGACCCGAGCACTCCTCCCTCAACCGCATCTGGTGCGTCTTCTGCGACTCTCTCATCCAAGAACTCCACAGCCCCTTCGTCTG CGGGAATGCAATCAAACATCTGGCGAGCGCGGAGCATTTGAAGAGCGTTAGGGATTTCTTCAGGAAGTACGGCGGAGGGATGGACCGAGTCGACTCGTTTCGTGTCTCAGAGGCTGATCTGATCAAG TGGGAGAACTGCTGCAGCTCATTGAGCGCAGCTCAATCTTCGAGTGAAGGATGTGTTGGAGTTTCGTTTGGACCGTCAAAAGATATCCACCATGGACATAGCTCTGTCAATAAAGATACatttgaaaaaaattcaaattatttttttagatcaagtGTTTCAAATGTTGTTCTGCCTTTACAATGTCAAACGAATGAGAGGCTTCAGGTATCTCATCCAGAAGCTAATCAGGTTACAAATGTTGGCCCTGTCCCATATGATGCTACTCCTTTTCCGGTGGGCCCACCCAGAAGCATGGATCCCCTGGGAATGCAGATTACAgaaaaaacttccaaaaatttaacAG TGTACATGGGAAGCCATTCTACCCTCATTGGCGACAGTCGAATAGGCTCAATTGCATCTTCTCCCAGTAATGGAGGG GTTCCAAGAAATGATAGTGGACGGGGCTATACCCAAG TGTTGCAGAATTCAACTCAGATCCCTCGCTTTGGTACGGAAGAACCTAAAGCAAATGTGCACAGTGGAGCTCCTCCTCCTTGGTTGGAAACAAATGAGGAAACTGATATATGCCTTGGGACAGGCAAAGGCCTGCATGTGAATAGCTCTGTTTCTCCCGCTAACCAGTCTGGGAAGTCAGGAAAGTTGAACCCTAACCGGGTGGGAGCAGCATGGGCAGAAAAAAGGAAAATTGAGCTTGAGATGGAGAAGAGAGGAGAGATTGTACCTAATAGTTGTGGTGATGATTGGCTCCCCAACTTTGGTAGAGTTTGGCAAGCAGGTACTCGGAAGGAATCGAGAAAAGAGTTTGAGACGGAGAAACAAATTTTTTTCAAGGCTGATAGTATGTCTGATTCATCAATCAAGATAGAGCCATACATAAGCAAAAGAATG AGAATAAGAAATATTTTAGAAGAGTTGCGTGCAGATTTCAAGGCCGGGCCAGCTCTTGTGCCAAGTTTAGGGGCCCAAGCAGTGACCCTATGGGGCCGGGCTGCCAGGGCCAGGCCAGGCAGCCCAGCCAATTGCCAACCCTAA